A portion of the Macrobrachium nipponense isolate FS-2020 chromosome 12, ASM1510439v2, whole genome shotgun sequence genome contains these proteins:
- the LOC135224438 gene encoding uncharacterized protein LOC135224438: MPSARSVSGRRDPLLWYPVCGEHHSRRVWHSRAGYKQLRDRQVPGFLEDPLEAVGTVMVLTGLVMMAILSGLWYTAEKRDRIKKHKTKRLQSAPHSPPRSYSHPA, translated from the exons GTAGTGTGTCTGGTAGGCGGGATCCTCTGCTTTGGTATCCTGTTTGTGGTGAGCATCATTCTCGTCGTGTCTGGCATAGCCGCGCTGGGTATAAGCAACTACGAGACCGACAAGTtcctggattcctcgaagatccTCTGGAAGCTGTTGGGACTGTCATGGTCTTAACTGGAC tggtgATGATGGCAATCCTGAGCGGCCTGTGGTATACGGCAGAGAAAAGAGACAGAATTAAGAAACACAAAACTAAACGCCTTCAATCAGCGCCTCACAGTCCGCCGCGTTCCTATTCCCATCCCGCCTGA